A part of Carettochelys insculpta isolate YL-2023 chromosome 1, ASM3395843v1, whole genome shotgun sequence genomic DNA contains:
- the A4GALT gene encoding lactosylceramide 4-alpha-galactosyltransferase, whose translation MYKMPNCMLQLNRMVMNHKLWAVFIITFKFMSFVSIMFYWRITEDAKDKSLLYGLPLQVKCPQSVPSSPPAVSGRPPPPSRDIFFVETSERMNPSFLFMCSVESAARAHPETKVIILMKGFANRNFTLPKHWGFSLLSCFPNVEIWPLDLNDLFTGTPLADWYSVVQHRWEPYFLPILSDACRIAIMWKFGGIYLDTDFIVLKNLNNLTNVLGTQSKYVLNGAFLSFEPKHKFIELCMQDYVDNYNGWIWGHQGPQLLTRVFKKWCSIRSLQSSKSCKGVTTLPREAFYPIRWQDWKKYFEVVSSSELHELFKNTYAVHIWNKKSQGTRFEITSKALLAQLHSHYCPSTYEIMKKYF comes from the coding sequence ATGTACAAAATGCCCAACTGCATGCTACAACTAAACAGGATGGTGATGAACCATAAGCTCTGGGCTGTGTTTATCATCACCTTTAAGTTCATGTCCTTTGTCTCCATAATGTTCTATTGGAGAATCACCGAGGATGCTAAAGACAAGAGTCTGCTCTATGGCTTGCCTCTGCAAGTGAAATGTCCTCAGTCTGTGCCTTCTTCTCCTCCAGCTGTATCTGGCAGGCCACCTCCACCATCCAGGGATATATTTTTTGTGGAGACCTCAGAGAGAATGAACCCAAGTTTTCTTTTCATGTGCTCTGTCGAATCAGCAGCCAGAGCTCACCCCGAGACCAAAGTCATCATTCTTATGAAGGGCTTTGCAAACAGAAATTTCACTCTGCCAAAACACTGGGGATTCTCCTTGCTGAGCTGTTTCCCCAATGTGGAAATCTGGCCACTGGACTTGAATGACCTTTTCACTGGTACCCCTTTAGCTGATTGGTATTCAGTGGTCCAGCACAGATGGGAGCCTTATTTCTTACCCATACTTTCTGATGCCTGTAGAATTGCTATCATGTGGAAATTTGGGGGTATCTATTTAGACACAGATTTCATAGTCCTTAAGAATTTAAACAATCTCACCAATGTGCTTGGAACTCAGTCCAAATATGTACTGAATGGAGCTTTCCTCTCCTTTGAACCCAAACACAAGTTCATAGAGCTTTGCATGCAGGACTATGTGGATAATTACAATGGCTGGATTTGGGGGCACCAGGGCCCACAGCTTTTAACCCGTGTTTTCAAAAAATGGTGCTCTATCAGGAGTCTCCAGAGCAGTAAAAGCTGTAAAGGAGTTACCACTCTTCCCAGAGAAGCCTTTTatcccatccgctggcaggactGGAAGAAGTACTTTGAGGTGGTTAGCTCTTCAGAGCTTCACGAACTCTTCAAGAACACCTATGCGGTACATATTTGGAATAAAAAGAGTCAAGGGACAAGGTTTGAGATCACCTCAAAAGCTTTGCTGGCTCAGCTACATTCTCACTACTGTCCTTCAACCTACGAGATAATGAAAAAGTATTTTTGA